The following are from one region of the Nicotiana tomentosiformis chromosome 7, ASM39032v3, whole genome shotgun sequence genome:
- the LOC104119807 gene encoding external alternative NAD(P)H-ubiquinone oxidoreductase B1, mitochondrial-like: MRGFSYLKRALHIRSSYSRLLVASCISSGGLIVYAECNVDSNEKVVQKSRSDSGKKKIVVLGTGWAGTSFLKDMDISSYDIEVVSPRNYFAFTPLLPSVTCGTVEARSVVEPVRNIIKKRSGEIQFWEAECLKIDPENHKVLCHSLVENLVGENDFALEYDYLVVAVGAQVNTFNTSGVLEHCHFLKEVEDAQRIRRTVIDCFEKAVLPGLSEEERRTNLHFVIVGGGPTGVEFAAELHDFVHEDLVNLYPSVKDLVKITVIQSGDHILNTFDERISSFAEQKFQRDGIEVLTGCRVVSVSEHSVNMKVKSTGEYDVVPHGMVVWSTGVGTRPFVKDFMEQIGQGKRWILATDEWLRVTGCPDVYAIGDCATVDQRKIMEDISTIFEAADTDHSGTLTIEEFQDVLEDIIIQYPQVELYLKSNQLFDVTELFKDSEGNEREEVDIEGFKLALSHVDSQMKSLPATAQVAAQQGSYLASCFNRWEQCNAKPEGPRLFGSAGRHAFLPFRYRHLGQFAPLGGEQAAAELPGDWVSMGRSTQWLWYSVYASKQVSWRTRILVVWDWTRRYIFGRDSSRI, translated from the exons ATGAGAGGTTTCTCATATTTGAAAAGAGCTCTCCATATCCGCTCTTCTTATTCCAGACTTTTGGTTGCCTCCTGTATCAG TAGCGGAGGTCTCATAGTATATGCAGAATGTAATGTAGACAGCAACGAAAAAGTTGTCCAAAAGAGTCGATCAGATTCAGGGAAGAAGAAAATAGTGGTACTTGGAACAGGATGGGCTGGTACTAGTTTCCTAAAGGATATGGATATTTCTTCCTATGATATTGAAGTGGTTTCTCCGCGTAACTACTTTGCGTTTACTCCATTGTTACCTAGTGTCACTTGTGGAACAGTCGAGGCACGGAGCGTTGTTGAGCCAGTGAGAAACATTATAAAGAAG AGAAGTGGAGAAATACAATTTTGGGAAGCAGAATGTCTCAAGATTGATCCCGAAAACCATAAAGTCCTTTGCCATTCTCTTGTGGAAAATTTGGTTGGAGAGAATGATTTTGCCCTAGAATATGACTATTTGGTTGTAGCAGTAGGAGCTCAAGTAAATACTTTTAACACTTCAGGTGTCTTGGAACATTGTCACTTTTTGAAG GAAGTCGAAGACGCTCAAAGGATTCGGAGAACTGTCATAGATTGTTTTGAAAAAGCTGTGCTCCCGGGCTTAAGTGAAGAAGAGCGAAGGACCAACCTCCATTTTGTTATAGTTGGAGGGGGTCCAACTGGAGTGGAATTTGCAGCTGAGTTACATGACTTTGTTCATGAAGATTTGGTAAACTTATACCCTTCAGTTAAGGATCTAGTGAAGATAACAGTCATCCAATCTGGAGATCATATCCTGAACAC GTTTGATGAAAGAATTAGCTCATTTGCTGAACAGAAGTTTCAAAGAGATGGAATTGAGGTTTTGACAGGTTGCCGTGTCGTTAGTGTTTCTGAACATTCAGTTAACATGAAAGTAAAATCAACAGGAGAATATGATGTTGTACCTCATGGGATGGTTGTATGGTCAACTGGAGTTGGTACTCGCCCTTTTGTGAAGGATTTCATGGAACAAATTGGCCAG GGAAAGAGATGGATTCTAGCAACTGATGAATGGTTGCGAGTAACGGGTTGTCCTGATGTGTATGCTATTGGTGATTGTGCCACTGTAGATCAACGTAAAATTATG GAAGATATTTCAACCATTTTTGAAGCTGCGGATACGGATCATTCTGGAACCTTAACTATAGAAGAATTTCAAGATGTTTTGGAAGACATAATCATCCAATATCCTCAAGTGGAGTTGTATCTGAAGAGCAATCAGTTATTTGATGTAACAGAGTTATTCAAGGATTCAGAGGGAAATGAAAGAGAGGAGGTAGATATTGAAGGGTTTAAGTTAGCTCTTTCTCATGTAGATTCCCAAATGAAGAGTCTACCTGCTACTGCTCAG GTTGCTGCTCAACAAGGTTCGTATCTTGCCAGCTGCTTTAACCGTTGGGAGCAATGCAACGCTAAGCCTGAAGGCCCGCGCCTCTTTGGAAGTGCGGGGCGTCATGCATTTTTACCCTTCCG GTATCGACATTTAGGGCAATTTGCACCATTAGGTGGGGAGCAAGCAGCAGCAGAACTTCCAGGAGACTGGGTTTCAATGGGTCGTAGCACACAGTGGCTCTGGTATTCTGTATATGCAAG CAAGCAAGTTAGCTGGCGTACAAGGATCCTAGTGGTCTGGGACTGGACAAGAAGATACATTTTCGGAAGAGATTCAAGCCGAATATGA